The Apium graveolens cultivar Ventura chromosome 3, ASM990537v1, whole genome shotgun sequence sequence GTGCATCTTCGTTTAGAGACGGAGGTAattgtttttttttttaatttgagcTAATAGTTTTACATTTACCTTAGCAGATTTTAGTTTTGGTCATTTGTAGTGGTTTAGCACTTGTGGAGTTTTTTGCGTCTGTTGTTTTCATGCTACTCTTGTTAGGAGATGCAGTAATCTGTCCTAATAATTGTTTTTTTGAATGTGCTAGGATATAGGATGATCGGATCATTACTTACCAGAGGACTTGTGTATGTTGACCAAACCTCCTCTTAACTGGTTGATGTCCTACGGTTTATTGGATAATCTGATCTTTCCTTGTTCTGCAGGATGGTCCTTGGTTATGCGTATCCTGCTTACGAGTGTTATAAAACTGTGGAACAAAATAAGCCTGATGTTGAACAACTTCGGTTTTGGTGTCAATACTGGTATACCAATTTTTTTTTACGCTAACTAGAAGAAATAATTAATTGGATTTTAGAACTTTCTATGCTAAAGGAGTGTTTGATCAATTTTTCTTCTTTCGTTTCAGGATCTTAGTTGCCATGTTGACAGTCATGGAGAGGGTAGGGGATACTTTTGTTTCATGGTAAGCAATTAATCTCGTCATTATCAATAAAGATCTTTAGCGCTTTTGTGGCTGATACATGTGTGCTATACTTTTCTCCTTGTTTAGGGTTCCAATGTACAGTGAAGCAAAGCTGTTCTTTTATATATACTTGTGGTACCCTAAAACAAAGGTAAGGTTCTGCTGGAATTTATTTTGTTCAAGTGTAAAATATTGTTTTATCTTTCTTGTCTTTCTAATATATGCTCCTCGTCTTCTTTTTCTCCCAATACTCTCAGGGAACATCATATGTTTATGACTCCTTCTTTAGACCATACATTGCAAAGCACGAGACAGATATTGACCGTAATTTGATAGAACTAAGGACCAGGGCTGGAGATTATGCGGTTTTATACTGGCAAAGAGCTGCGAGCTATGGTCAAACCAGAGTTTTGGACATTCTTCAATACATTGCATTGCAATCAACCCTAGACCCTCTACTCAGGCATGTATTTACCAAAAAAATAGTCATGTATCAATATTAATATTTTTGTCACTTTGATTACCTTTATGTCTTTTACAGCTGTTGCTTAGAGTTTGTTTCTGTACTTTTCTTGTTATGATTTTGGGAAATATGCGATATTAAGTGAAACTGTACTATAATGTTGGAAAACTTGGCTTCCATGATGGAAGATTTAATGGACAATAACAGCATTGTTGTTAGGAGTTTATGTCTGACATGTTCTAGGGCCTTAATCTCTGCTATTAAATAGATGACAGGCGTATACGGTTCATTCCACAAAAACATGATGAAGCTACTTTGAGTTTGGTGTTTTGAACTTTATTTTGGATTTGAATTGATGATCGAGTGCAAGAGAATTTAGGGTGTTTGATTAAGGCCTTCTACGTTGTCATATATGTCAAAAATTCGTTGCGAAAAGTACTCTATAGCTACCTTTTCTGTGTTGTTAGTCATAGAAAGCTTAGCGAAACAGACTTAAGATTCTGTCATGTTTAATTTCCTGATTCTTTCAGAATAGAATGTTAATATGTGTGGCTGGTCATG is a genomic window containing:
- the LOC141715075 gene encoding putative HVA22-like protein g; the encoded protein is MIGSLLTRGLVMVLGYAYPAYECYKTVEQNKPDVEQLRFWCQYWILVAMLTVMERVGDTFVSWVPMYSEAKLFFYIYLWYPKTKGTSYVYDSFFRPYIAKHETDIDRNLIELRTRAGDYAVLYWQRAASYGQTRVLDILQYIALQSTLDPLLSHSQLLEVRRPPAAQNHQATVTAQTQVDEPASPATSTSSGEVQEEMVEEKDPPEVPASPTPVAAMNAQKSTATQSISGSSKPTTSNEEALAIETASSPAKEEAKNAPGQDAALEESIRVTRGRLRRTRVTSIR